From a single Shewanella donghaensis genomic region:
- a CDS encoding glutathione S-transferase family protein translates to MGLLQNGQWVDQWYTTKGNNGKFQREDAQLRNWITKDGCAGLSGSDGLKAEAGRYHLYVSLACPWAHRTLIFLQLKQLTALIGVTVVEPHMLTNGWEFAGKNQSTEANAINGANPDPLFNKDYLYQIYQIAKPDYNGRVTVPVLWDKQLNTIVSNESSEIIRMFNEAFNEITVNEEDYYPDDLRTNIDELNSVIYAKINNGVYRSGFATSQQAYEDAVIPLFECLDQLELRLSNQRYLLGDIITEADWRLFTTLIRFDCVYVGHFKTNIRTIESYPNLSQYLRDLYQQPGIAATVNFEHIKQHYYFSHQHINPTQVVPVGPDIDYLSPHNRQRFSR, encoded by the coding sequence GTGGGTTTATTACAAAATGGCCAATGGGTCGATCAGTGGTACACAACCAAAGGGAATAATGGAAAATTTCAGCGAGAAGATGCTCAGTTGCGAAATTGGATTACCAAAGATGGCTGTGCTGGCTTAAGTGGCTCTGACGGATTAAAAGCTGAGGCTGGACGTTACCATTTATACGTTTCATTAGCCTGCCCTTGGGCCCACCGCACCTTAATATTTCTGCAGTTAAAGCAACTCACAGCTTTAATTGGTGTCACGGTTGTCGAACCGCATATGTTAACAAATGGCTGGGAGTTTGCTGGAAAAAACCAATCAACAGAAGCTAATGCGATAAATGGCGCCAATCCAGATCCATTATTTAATAAAGACTATCTCTATCAAATTTATCAAATAGCTAAACCTGATTATAATGGTCGCGTAACGGTTCCCGTTTTGTGGGATAAGCAGCTTAATACCATTGTGAGTAATGAATCATCAGAAATCATTCGCATGTTTAATGAAGCTTTTAATGAGATTACCGTAAATGAAGAAGACTATTACCCAGATGATTTGCGTACAAATATTGACGAATTGAATAGTGTTATATATGCCAAGATTAATAATGGGGTTTATCGCAGCGGTTTTGCCACAAGCCAACAAGCCTACGAAGACGCAGTTATTCCACTGTTTGAATGTTTAGATCAGCTAGAACTTCGATTATCGAATCAACGTTATTTATTGGGGGATATCATTACCGAAGCAGATTGGCGACTTTTTACCACCTTGATTCGATTTGACTGTGTTTATGTGGGTCATTTTAAAACCAACATACGCACAATAGAGTCTTACCCTAATTTGTCTCAATATTTAAGAGACTTATATCAGCAGCCTGGCATTGCTGCTACGGTGAACTTTGAACATATAAAACAGCATTATTATTTTAGTCATCAGCATATCAACCCGACACAAGTGGTCCCTGTGGGGCCTGATATTGATTATTTAAGCCCTCATAATCGTCAGCGATTCTCACGGTAA
- a CDS encoding FKBP-type peptidyl-prolyl cis-trans isomerase — protein MSAQDNMVVRFNYTLRDEQGEVIETNEGGSPIAYLHGNDNMMPGVEDAITGKDAGEKFTVTLPAAQTYGERQEGAEQRVSVKHLQGAKVWKVGMPAIINTEDGQRQVTIVKMGKFMATIDTNHPLAGRELTFDIEVVDFRDATDEEIAHGHSHGEGGHQH, from the coding sequence ATGAGCGCTCAAGACAACATGGTCGTACGATTCAACTACACCCTTCGCGATGAACAAGGTGAAGTTATTGAAACTAACGAAGGCGGCTCTCCAATCGCTTATTTACATGGCAATGACAACATGATGCCAGGTGTTGAAGATGCGATTACAGGTAAAGATGCCGGTGAAAAATTCACTGTGACACTTCCTGCAGCACAAACATACGGTGAGCGCCAAGAAGGTGCAGAGCAACGTGTTTCAGTTAAACACTTGCAAGGCGCTAAAGTATGGAAAGTGGGCATGCCTGCAATCATCAATACTGAAGATGGTCAACGCCAAGTCACTATCGTTAAAATGGGTAAATTCATGGCAACGATTGACACTAACCACCCATTAGCGGGTCGTGAGTTAACGTTTGATATCGAAGTCGTTGATTTTCGTGATGCAACTGATGAAGAAATTGCACACGGTCATTCACACGGTGAGGGTGGTCATCAGCACTAA
- a CDS encoding DUF3389 family protein, which translates to MIIEFSQGKLVVTPFEIQCRLNMNNIVLTAMVDDMRCLSDSLMLIADAGVVRWSMKLDTAQQFYEAIEVMGIAAE; encoded by the coding sequence ATGATTATTGAATTTTCTCAAGGTAAATTAGTTGTGACTCCGTTCGAAATACAATGCCGTTTAAACATGAATAACATTGTGCTTACCGCAATGGTTGATGATATGAGATGCTTAAGTGATAGCTTGATGCTCATTGCTGATGCAGGCGTGGTTCGCTGGAGCATGAAACTTGATACTGCTCAGCAGTTTTATGAAGCGATTGAAGTGATGGGTATCGCAGCAGAATAA